In Astatotilapia calliptera unplaced genomic scaffold, fAstCal1.2 U_scaffold_156, whole genome shotgun sequence, the sequence CGTTCTCTGACCCTTGTCCTGACGTTTCCCCATTTTCCCCAGTGTAACCCTTTACCTGATTCCAGTTCCGACACCAGTTTGCAAAGGGCCTACTCCCTCTTTCACAATGTGTACTTACTGCATAATCCCAACAAACCCACACATTATATCCTCTCCAACTAGTATCTGCTCCTTCACACTTTAAAACATCGCATAAGTCAAAGGTAAATGAAGTTGTGGACCCATTAACATAGTTCAACTCTAAACCACCATATGTGCTCAGGCACTCATCTCTTTTACCCGAGACCTCGCGCTTTGATCTCCTTTTTAGCCCTGTTTCAATAAACGATTTCTCTTTTAGTGCTGGATTCAACTGGCCCCAGTGTTCAGACAGGCCGCGGGGGCCTCCctgcaaaatataaacaagcaaacataGGGCCATTATCAATATCATCACAGTCATCAAACTAACAATCACAAGCAACATTTTAATCAGTCCTCTTTCCTCACGAATCTCCGGTTCGCGGGATGGCATTGTGTTATGTATATTTGTACTTAGCAtaaattttaaaactttgtttctgttttcctcctttttatttGAACCACCCCTTTTCAAACTCTCAATTTGTTACCACTCCTTTTTGTAGGCGCGGCGATCTCCTCCTaggctgctcttctttcttcggCCTTCCAGGTAGACTACTGGTCGGCCCGTTACACAGGTGAAGAGGTTTATTCTGCCTCTGTTCCTTGACACCTGCGTTCCTTGACGACGAATTTTCCTCCACCAAGCTCTCGTGTGCGGGTGCACACTGCGACCAATGGTACCAGGTGTCGCCTTTCCCTTTCAGCTGGACTGCTGTAGCCGTCCGGGCGGTCACCTCATACGGACCAGTCCAGCGGGGCTCCTTCCACTTTCGCTTAATGACCTTCAGCCACACTGCCTTTGCGTCCGGGACCTCTCCGTTCCCCGTGGGTCTCTCACAAGTGACCTGTTTTGTAAAGCTGGACACAAGAGCTTTCAActcattaaaatattctgcatgaGACCTGTTGCTTGTCCTGGGCTGCTCCACCGGGACCACtgtccagggtgctggaaactgTCTCCCAGTCAGCAGCTCATAAGGGGTGAAACCTGTGGATTGGTTAACAGAACATCTTATGGTCATCAAAGCAATGGGCAGGGCTGCGACCCAATTTAGCCCTGTCTGCGCACAAATTTTagccaacttgtttttcaaatttaggttCATCCTCTCTACCTTTCCTTGAGATTGAGGATGATAGACCGTCCCGAACTTATGTTGCACTCCCAACATCCTCTCTACCTCTTGCAAATCTTTGTTCTTGAAGTGAGTACCATTGTCTGACCTAATTCTCTTGGGAAACCCATGCCTTGGAATGTAATGATTGATTAAGCACTTAATCACACTTTTCGCATCTTCACATTTGGTCGCCCATGCTTCGGGCCATCCAGTCagaacatccacacacaccaacaaatacCTCACCCCACCTGGGCCTGTATCAATCATGTCGGTATAATCAATCACGACCTCTTCTCCTGGCCTTTCTGGCATGAGAAACTTACCAGCTTCAGGTTTTACTGCTGGCTTTGGGTTGTGTGCCCCACAAATTAGGCACGTTCTGGCCTTTTCCAGTATCATCCTTCTCAAATCAGGATGCCACCATCGGcacaaatttctctccatctgtttcactcccacGTGACCAAGCCCGTGAGCCTCATTCACCTTCTGTTCCGCCATTTTGACCGTTAAAGCGGGACGCCCATCTGGCCCCCTCCACAAACCGCCATCTTGCCAGGCTCCTTGGTTTTCCCAcacccccttttcctctggGGATGTCTCCTCCTGAGCCTTTCTAACTTCTTCCATGCTGTTAGTGCTAACCTCCTCTTCTGGGGTTACCTGCACCAGTTGTCTCTGTCCTTTGTAGCCCGCTGCTTCCTTTGCGGCTTCGTCAGCTTTCTGATTTCCTCTTGCCACCATACTGTCTGCTTGTGAGTggcctttgcattttataatacttacctcgtctgggtcctccagggccttttccagttcctccatttcctttttgtgacAGATGGGTGCATTAGTGGCCGTCCTGAACCCGGCTCTCTTCCACTGAGCCAGTTCCACATGAGCTGCTCCAAACGCATACGCTGAGTCAGTGTAGATGTTCACTCTCATGTTTTTAGCCAACCTCAGGGCTCGAGTTAGGGCTATCACTTCAGCTCTCTGGGCCGACTGTTGTCCCtcaatttttcctgcttctttcaCCTGAAACTCAGTTCCTACTCTACAGACTACTGCATAGCCCGCTTTCAATCCTTCTTCATCTCTGTGGCAGCATCCATCTGTGAACCAATCCTCAGCTCCGTATATGGGCTCTGCCTTCAGGTCTTCCCTGATTTTTCCTTCaacctgggctttcttaatacaGTCATGTGGCGGAACTTTGACACAGGGAGCACAACTAGAACACAGGAGACATAACCATTTAAGGGCAGAGGACTCTTTAAGAACCGAGAGGCACAGAGGGGACTCAACTTGGCAGCACAGCTTAACACGAACAGAGGACATTAGAGAACATGAAGGCAAAGGGTCGAACTAGAATAGAATTAAA encodes:
- the LOC113017595 gene encoding uncharacterized protein LOC113017595; protein product: MGSGEPHDCIKKAQVEGKIREDLKAEPIYGAEDWFTDGCCHRDEEGLKAGYAVVCRVGTEFQVKEAGKIEGQQSAQRAEVIALTRALRLAKNMRVNIYTDSAYAFGAAHVELAQWKRAGFRTATNAPICHKKEMEELEKALEDPDEVSIIKCKGHSQADSMVARGNQKADEAAKEAAGYKGQRQLVQVTPEEEVSTNSMEEVRKAQEETSPEEKGVWENQGAWQDGGLWRGPDGRPALTVKMAEQKVNEAHGLGHVGVKQMERNLCRWWHPDLRRMILEKARTCLICGAHNPKPAVKPEAGKFLMPERPGEEVVIDYTDMIDTGPGGVRYLLVCVDVLTGWPEAWATKCEDAKSVIKCLINHYIPRHGFPKRIRSDNGTHFKNKDLQEVERMLGVQHKFGTVYHPQSQGKVERMNLNLKNKLAKICAQTGLNWVAALPIALMTIRCSVNQSTGFTPYELLTGRQFPAPWTVVPVEQPRTSNRSHAEYFNELKALVSSFTKQVTCERPTGNGEVPDAKAVWLKVIKRKWKEPRWTGPYEVTARTATAVQLKGKGDTWYHWSQCAPAHESLVEENSSSRNAGVKEQRQNKPLHLCNGPTSSLPGRPKKEEQPRRRSPRLQKGVVTN